From Vigna unguiculata cultivar IT97K-499-35 chromosome 5, ASM411807v1, whole genome shotgun sequence, the proteins below share one genomic window:
- the LOC114185725 gene encoding protein DETOXIFICATION 53 isoform X1 produces the protein MRSSEGRETTRNCGCGRFLHDLPQQLHNLLSELFPTLSLSEVKEEFKSLANIACPIMMTNVLLYSRSAISMLFLGRQGKVELAGGALAIGFANITANSFLKGLTMGMDPICCQAYGAKRWSVLSQTFFKTLCLLFLVAIPISLLWLNMAPLLHWLGQDPEVTQVAQVYMVFSIPELLAQVHLNPLRSFLRTQGLTAPLTVAASFAAILHLPINYFFATYLKLGVKGIALATGLNSINMILGLVLYLLLSEKPLKPWEGATVLSSFRDWRPLLTLALPSCISVCLEWWCYEIMLFLCGLLSNPQTTVATMGVLIQTTGFLYVFPFSLSAALTTQIGHSLGAGQPLRAQSTATIGLFIAFASGVSAFVFLMFVRKVWGKLFTTETQIVDMVTTILPILGLCEIGNWPQTAACGILSGTARPYVGARINLCAFYLIGLPVAVFAAFMHRYQLRGLWFGMLAAQISCFGMMVYTLIQTDWGHQSKRAEQLARTTDDEENVNDDEECGLLNSDL, from the exons ATGAGAAGCAGTGAAGGTAGGGAAACAACAAGAAACTGTGGTTGTGGCAGGTTTCTTCATGACCTTCCTCAACAGTTACACAACCTTCTCAGCGAACTTTTCCCTACCCTTTCTCTCTCTGAG GTGAAAGAAGAGTTCAAATCACTAGCGAACATTGCATGTCCAATAATGATGACGAACGTGCTTCTGTACTCAAGATCTGCCATTTCCATGCTTTTCCTGGGTCGGCAAGGGAAAGTGGAGCTAGCTGGAGGAGCACTTGCAATAGGGTTTGCAAACATCACTGCAAATTCATTCCTCAAGGGTCTTACCATGGGAATGGACCCAATTTGTTGCCAAGCATATGGAGCAAAAAGATGGTCAGTTCTAAGCCAAACCTTTTTCAAAACCTTGTGCCTTCTCTTCCTTGTTGCCATCCCCATTTCACTACTATGGCTAAACATGGCCCCTCTCCTACACTGGCTAGGCCAAGACCCTGAAGTCACACAGGTTGCACAGGTTTACATGGTCTTCTCTATCCCAGAGCTCCTTGCACAAGTTCATCTCAATCCATTGAGGTCTTTCTTGAGAACACAAGGCTTAACAGCTCCACTAACAGTAGCTGCATCTTTTGCAGCCATTTTACACCTTCCAATAAATTACTTCTTTGCTACATATTTGAAGCTGGGAGTGAAAGGCATTGCACTAGCCACAGGTTTGAACTCCATAAACATGATCCTAGGCTTAGTGCTTTATCTTCTTCTGTCAGAGAAGCCTCTAAAACCTTGGGAAGGAGCCACTGTTCTCTCTTCTTTTCGTGATTGGAGACCGTTGCTTACTCTGGCATTGCCAAGTTGCATCTCAGTGTGCTTGGAGTGGTGGTGCTATGAGATAATGCTCTTCCTATGTGGGCTTTTGAGTAATCCACAAACCACTGTTGCTACCATGGGTGTCCTGATTCAAACAACTGGGTTCCTATATGTGTTCCCATTTTCATTGAGTGCTGCCTTGACAACACAGATTGGTCACTCACTAGGTGCAGGGCAACCCTTACGTGCACAAAGTACAGCCACAATAGGACTTTTCATAGCATTTGCATCTGGGGTCTCAGCCTTTGTTTTCTTGATGTTTGTGAGGAAAGTGTGGGGGAAACTCTTCACGACTGAGACACAAATTGTTGATATGGTCACAACCATACTTCCAATTCTGGGGTTGTGTGAGATCGGTAACTGGCCTCAAACTGCTGCTTGTGGGATCTTATCAGGGACTGCACGCCCTTATGTGGGTGCAAGAATAAACCTTTGTGCTTTTTACTTGATAGGGTTGCCAGTTGCAGTTTTTGCTGCTTTCATGCACAGATACCAGTTGAGGGGTTTGTGGTTTGGCATGTTGGCTGCACAAATTTCGTGTTTTGGAATGATGGTTTACACATTGATTCAAACAGATTGGGGGCATCAAAGTAAAAGAGCTGAGCAACTGGCTCGAACAACAGATGACGAGGAAAATGTAAATGATGATGAGGAATGTGGACTCCTTAATTCTGATTTATGA
- the LOC114185725 gene encoding protein DETOXIFICATION 53 isoform X2: MQVKEEFKSLANIACPIMMTNVLLYSRSAISMLFLGRQGKVELAGGALAIGFANITANSFLKGLTMGMDPICCQAYGAKRWSVLSQTFFKTLCLLFLVAIPISLLWLNMAPLLHWLGQDPEVTQVAQVYMVFSIPELLAQVHLNPLRSFLRTQGLTAPLTVAASFAAILHLPINYFFATYLKLGVKGIALATGLNSINMILGLVLYLLLSEKPLKPWEGATVLSSFRDWRPLLTLALPSCISVCLEWWCYEIMLFLCGLLSNPQTTVATMGVLIQTTGFLYVFPFSLSAALTTQIGHSLGAGQPLRAQSTATIGLFIAFASGVSAFVFLMFVRKVWGKLFTTETQIVDMVTTILPILGLCEIGNWPQTAACGILSGTARPYVGARINLCAFYLIGLPVAVFAAFMHRYQLRGLWFGMLAAQISCFGMMVYTLIQTDWGHQSKRAEQLARTTDDEENVNDDEECGLLNSDL, from the coding sequence ATGCAGGTGAAAGAAGAGTTCAAATCACTAGCGAACATTGCATGTCCAATAATGATGACGAACGTGCTTCTGTACTCAAGATCTGCCATTTCCATGCTTTTCCTGGGTCGGCAAGGGAAAGTGGAGCTAGCTGGAGGAGCACTTGCAATAGGGTTTGCAAACATCACTGCAAATTCATTCCTCAAGGGTCTTACCATGGGAATGGACCCAATTTGTTGCCAAGCATATGGAGCAAAAAGATGGTCAGTTCTAAGCCAAACCTTTTTCAAAACCTTGTGCCTTCTCTTCCTTGTTGCCATCCCCATTTCACTACTATGGCTAAACATGGCCCCTCTCCTACACTGGCTAGGCCAAGACCCTGAAGTCACACAGGTTGCACAGGTTTACATGGTCTTCTCTATCCCAGAGCTCCTTGCACAAGTTCATCTCAATCCATTGAGGTCTTTCTTGAGAACACAAGGCTTAACAGCTCCACTAACAGTAGCTGCATCTTTTGCAGCCATTTTACACCTTCCAATAAATTACTTCTTTGCTACATATTTGAAGCTGGGAGTGAAAGGCATTGCACTAGCCACAGGTTTGAACTCCATAAACATGATCCTAGGCTTAGTGCTTTATCTTCTTCTGTCAGAGAAGCCTCTAAAACCTTGGGAAGGAGCCACTGTTCTCTCTTCTTTTCGTGATTGGAGACCGTTGCTTACTCTGGCATTGCCAAGTTGCATCTCAGTGTGCTTGGAGTGGTGGTGCTATGAGATAATGCTCTTCCTATGTGGGCTTTTGAGTAATCCACAAACCACTGTTGCTACCATGGGTGTCCTGATTCAAACAACTGGGTTCCTATATGTGTTCCCATTTTCATTGAGTGCTGCCTTGACAACACAGATTGGTCACTCACTAGGTGCAGGGCAACCCTTACGTGCACAAAGTACAGCCACAATAGGACTTTTCATAGCATTTGCATCTGGGGTCTCAGCCTTTGTTTTCTTGATGTTTGTGAGGAAAGTGTGGGGGAAACTCTTCACGACTGAGACACAAATTGTTGATATGGTCACAACCATACTTCCAATTCTGGGGTTGTGTGAGATCGGTAACTGGCCTCAAACTGCTGCTTGTGGGATCTTATCAGGGACTGCACGCCCTTATGTGGGTGCAAGAATAAACCTTTGTGCTTTTTACTTGATAGGGTTGCCAGTTGCAGTTTTTGCTGCTTTCATGCACAGATACCAGTTGAGGGGTTTGTGGTTTGGCATGTTGGCTGCACAAATTTCGTGTTTTGGAATGATGGTTTACACATTGATTCAAACAGATTGGGGGCATCAAAGTAAAAGAGCTGAGCAACTGGCTCGAACAACAGATGACGAGGAAAATGTAAATGATGATGAGGAATGTGGACTCCTTAATTCTGATTTATGA